TGTACGGTAGATCATGTAACACATGAAAGAACATAATAAAAACGATTTTCACTATCAAGAATTAAATTGaaccaccattttttttttctttttatctcgTTCTTTTTTCTGACCCCGAACGATCTGGTCTCAAAGTTGCCTTTCAAAGTGAactatttatttgaaaatatagaacaaacccaaaaaacaacaaGGTACCGATTCTGTTGTTACAGTAATTACATTCTTAAATTAAAGCTTGTATGTTAAGAGAGTAATTAGTAATGACATTTTGTGGTATACGTTTTTATCTCATCATTAACATCAGAGAATTAGATGGATTAAATACAGTTATTTACCGTAAACGCAAATACcgtaatatttctttctttcaagcTACGATGCATACACAAAGCAATAACAATTTCAAGCGTTAATGTATTCTGAATTCTAGTGACAGCAATTTTGCAAACCTaactaaaaatatttgaaaaaaaattaaataaaaaacagttACAAAATCTTCCCTATTTGGTTTTGACTAAGTTCTGTCCCCGCCCACCCTAACAAATAGACAAGGTTTGTATGGGCGGACAGGGAGGGTGTGTGGCACTCCCAACTcccatgtggggggggggggtacgtcAACCGGGTACAATCTGAGGCATATTAAGACTATAAGTTAGGTATATTATTATGAGTTTAAACGCAAGGTTATAATGCAAAGCTGAGTATAGAGTTTTTGTGTCAGGTTGATAAAACGGGGATGAACATAcccccccaacccaaccccccccccccacaccctcagACAAACCCTTCCTGGGTCCGCACCTGATTTGTTTCCCGTACATTCCtcatgaaaacaaaatcttGAGAAAACAAATGTTGTATATATTACTTAAGATGTACAATTAAGTGTTGTTTTCTTGGATATAATGtaactccctcccccccaccccaccccaccccctacacACAAACACCCTCCCTAGATCCGCGTCTGGTTTATTTGAAATACATTTCCTCTCAGAGTCATCCAAAGCAAAACAACTGTTGTATGTATGTTACTTAAgatttacacacacaaaaatgtaTCGTGTTCTTGGACATGAGGAATGAGATCCCGAATTGCTGCttcaaacatgatatttcaagCGTATAAGCTTGTATACGTTCATATTATACTTCTAACTGGCATATGAGCAGAATGAAGAGACACATAATTATACGAACTAAATTTAAAAATGGAAAGATTGGCATTTATATTCCACCTTTGACGATCGATTCAATGATTCAATGAGGCAAATGATATTCGCCGAATACattcctcctcatcatcatcctcctccttTTCCTCCTCCGTTTCTCCTCTGAGTTACAATTTATAGCTCTCGTCAGTCGAGAAGCGATTGGTCGTTCTTATATACCCCCGGCCGGGCTCGCCTCGCCAGGAACTTGATGATAGTGTCGGCGAGATCATTACTTAATAAGAGTTATATCCCCGGTCTAATCAAATCAGCTGAATGAAATCCTTCCATTTATTGAATCGAGTTTTGTTTAAACAGTAGAAGAAAATTTACGATCTAGCTATGTCACGGATCTAGAGTTTTTCATCTTACAAAGAGTCATTCAATTCATTGAAGTAACAGAGAGAAGAGAatgagagagaagagaagagaaataAAGAACGGAAAGGGGGGAAAAGTAATATACAGTGATTCATTTGAATTCTGTTCCATTTTATGTTGGATATAAAGTGGTTTTGAAATATCAGCTCATACTTCAAAAtggatgtttttctttttcaacttcTTGAAAACTTGTCTCGCtaattaaattataaacaaatgaaTTAAATGCATCATAGCTTGTTTTTATTATCACTTGTACACATACTCCGTATGAATTTCAGCGAGTGCCAATAAAGCAATGAAGCGCCCCGCGCGCGTAGTAAATCAAAGTTGGTGAATAGCTAGTAAAAATCAACGCAGAGGCAGGCTCAGAGAGATAGAAAGGTGGATAATAATGTAAGGAATCTTAATTGTGCCATGTCTACTGACTTataagatagatagatagatagatagatagatagatagatagatagatagatagatagatagatagatagatagatagatagatagatagatagatagatagatagatagatagatagatagatagatagatagatagatagatagatagatagatagatagatagatagatagatagatagatagatagatagatagatagatagatagatagatagatagatagatagatagatagatagatagatagatagatagatagatagatagatagatagatagatagatagatagatagatagatagatagatagatagatagatagatagatagatagatagatagatagatagatagatagatagatagatagatagatagatagatagatagatagatagatagatagatagatagatagatagatagatagatagatagatagatagatagatagatagatagatagatagatagatagatagatagatagatagatagatagatagacagacagatagatagacagacagatagatagatagatagatagatagatagatagatagatagatagatagatagatagatagacagatagatagatagacagatagacagatagacagatagacagatagacagatagacagatagacagacagacagacagacagacagacagacagacagacagacagacagacagacagacagacagacagacagacagacagacagacagacagacagacagatagacagatagacagatagacagatagacagatagacagatagatagatagatagatagatagatagatagatagatagatagatagatagatagatagatagatagatagatagatagatagatagatagatagatagatagatagatagatagatagatagatagatagatagatagatagatagatagatagatagatagatagatagatagatagatagatagatagatagatagatagatagatagatagattattatattgttattttgGGGGGTGGAGAGATGTTCGTCTGGTGAGAGGCGGAGTGGGGTAAAAGCAGGgttaataatatttctttttcgttttgtttgtttgtttgtttgtttctgcttgttttttcatttttatttctctttatatatatatatatatatatttatatatatatatttatttatatatttatatatatatataaatgtatcttGACCCAAAGTGTTATAAACTCCCATTTCCTTTGCTGTTTCATTCTTGAGTATTTATATCCGTTTTCTTCTATTCTATCGTAGTGTCTTCAACATCTCCAACACAATCCTCATCAGATAGTTCTGGTTCCAGTTCAACCGATAAGGACggaaagaaaaaacacacacgACCGACATTTTCTGGACAACAAATTTTTGCTCTCGAGAAAACATTCGAACAGACAAAGTACTTAGCGGGACCAGAACGAGCTAGACTAGCTTATGCACTCGGAATGACAGAAAGTCAAGTCAAAGTGAGTAACTAGGTCCATTTTGTCACATTTACTAATGGCCTAACGCGCCACCTCTCCTTCCATCATCATGGCCCTTGCCccaccaccaacaccaccacAATTACCACCACAAAATAACTGACCGTTAAAACAAATTAGTTGAAGTGTAATTTCTGAATGAAAAGTGAATGTTTTGTTTGGCTAATTTCCCTGTATTGTTCGCTGTATAGGTATACTTAACGGATATCACAGCAATATTTTGACATAAATCTGTTCACCGATGACGCCATAATCCCATTACAATGTAGCCCTATAGATTAACTGTTCGATTTATATTTGGAATAAAgcgttaaaaaaaattgaatttgaatcATGGTCGGTGTGTTTTGTTAACCAAGTGTTTGGGAGACAATTTCGAATGAAATcgatatacaaacatacatgcagACACGCATACGTGCACCCATACGCGCATACCTACACGcacacgcacatacatacatgtcacAGAAATATGATGATGTACCCTAAACAGCGTCTTCCTGACATGTAGTTTAACTGTACAGAATTTTCAGGTATCATACTGTAAGCTGTCTGCATCTAACAGTGCAAACCTTGAGCTTTGACAATAAATTTTTGTTAGATATATATACCAGTGGCAGTAGTTGCCCTTTGCTCCATAAAACAACATTAGTTCACGCTCGGTTGTCATGCGTTACTACTACTATGTGTAATTGTTGAGTTGCAAATTACCTCCAAATTGCGGATTATACAGCGCTAATGACTGTTAACACCACTAGGCTTAAGACAACCTTATTAAAAGACCAGTTAAAGAATCAAACAGCGATAAGACGATAGGTGATTAATAATCTTCCCGTCTCTTTTCTACATATGAAAAGAAGTTTGACGAGTAATTAAGATAAAACAACAGGGTATTTGTAAACCGCACTGGGTAAACAAACAGGCTAATAAAGAAGAGACGATCCACTTGAATGCAACCAGGCGTTGGTATAGGTTACCCGTAACCTACGGAACATCCAAACAGGTTGTTAAAATATACTTGTAATTAATTGATAACAGTGGTATAAACACGGGCAACTAATAAAATAGCTTGGATTGATTTATTGTCCAAAAAGGAAAAAGCCCTCTCATGTTAAAGAATAGGGATTAAACCAAGTCCTTCTTATAAGTTCGACGACAGAAAAATGCAGAACTATACGTGTGATTATTAAAGTAATATGGTGAATTAATTATCAAGCAGTAAATAATTACGTGTAACCAAGGACACACAGAGTGGTGCAGGATTTCTTGAAATGTCAcattttttattcaaagaaaGAAGGGTTTTGAACGAtgttcattttttgtttaactttataGGGGAATTTTTGAATGACATTTAATTGCATATAAGCACAGGTAAGCCGGAAATTCTGTAAATCAAAAAACCGCGACGGATACGGAAAGGCAGTTTGTGTTAGTGAAGTGCTCGAAAGTGCTTGAAAGTTCAAATCGGCGAACACATTTTGTCTTTTTAGCTCTACTCATTTGGCTTGGTGCATTTCATGACGAATTTGATCAAATATGGCAAGTATTGCTCAAAGTGATTAAAAACTGATCGAATTTGACAGACACACTAATGTGcacaaataaattgaaaatgatgacTATTCATTAAATCACTGAATTTAGATGTGGATTCGTCATTCACCCAGACGCAGCTTTCACATGGTTAACAACATGCAAAAATCATATATCTATTGGGGAAATATGCAAAAATTATATGTTCAATGGCCtttattaattgaaataaattgtGCGTCATTTTACCTAACGAAATATCATTGTTACATATATGGTCTGAAAATCGATATAGCAAAAACAGGTGCAATTACCACTTATCTTAAGATTAATATTGTGCTTCTCTTTTATATATCCGCCATTAGGTTTGGTTTCAAAACAGAAGAACAAAATGGCGCAAGAAGCACGCAGCAGAGATGGTTGCTGCTAAGAGGAGGCAGGAAAACCACGTCGATCAACActtctcaccatctcaccatcaTATATTACATGCTCCAAATCACGTGACAATCCCCAAAGAAACAGAGCATGCGCACAAACGTCCTTTGGTCGATGTAGAGGACAGTGTGGAATCATCTGTGAAAAGACGAAAATCAGACGACGAGTCCTCAAACCTATCTACAGACTGAAAGCGTCTGTAACTTCTTTATCGTTGTTAATGCTTTTAGAGGGCGTTCTTTGTcgattgttttcttcttctttgtttgttggACGTGGGATGATGGTGGCGCTCTCCTTGACGGTTGGAAGAAAAAAACCATTTCCCAGAAAGCATCATACGACATGTTTACAGGGTAAAGACTTGACAAAGTCGATTTAGACAAGATCAGATACTGTTTGTCTATCTTGATGAGGAAATAAGAATGTGTGTAGGAGTATAGTGTGTAGAGTGtgtaggagtgttagctcagtggttaaacgccggtgcctttcaatcataaggtccccggttcgagtcactccaagattaatgtatgtcgtcccagttacagagttgttgacaattaacaattcataatcatggacgttaaatatgaatctaacagactgacttcggtcagcttgcggctttgataagccaatgatggcttcttcgcgagttcctgcttgcaggaggatctaaaatacatacatacatacatacatttgcaGTGCAGAATAACGTTCGCATCCTTGGCGTTTAAACCTACATGGTATAGGGGCTCAGTGAAAACTAGCCCACTTCGATGAGATTATAGCAAATCCGGGAATAATATGTTTCCATTCGTTTTAATGTAAAACCTACCACTGAAGAATTTAAATTAAATCTCCATCATGATCAGAAATAAGTCAGAGTATAATAGGAATAAAGGAACAGTAAATGTAAGGAAAATACAAATCATATAAGAATGTGAAATTCTGCAATCCTTAACAAATGTTTAAATTGGTGGATGAACGCAAATTTGCATTTTATCGATAATACACAAAGACGCAAGGAGGGTATACTTGATAGGTAGAGGGAGGGAGacatagagagagaggtggagagataATGAAAGATGTATAAAAGATCTATGGGATGTCCCGTTATGTTATAGCTTGATAAAGAGAAATTATGACGTAAGCATTGACGCCATCTTGTTTCCATGtaaatttgaaatgtaaattGTCTTTGAGTGCTGCAGGTTATGAGAGGCAGATGTAGTGACGTCATACGTCACTTGATGTCCTCATTATGACGTATACCAAATTGAGATACAATCCAAATTTTAGTATTACGGTTGGTTGATTATTAGACGCGAATTAGAGTATAAGAGATCAAAACCTACATCACCCAGCCTAAAGATATATCTTCTCCTTCCTTTGGtatttttgaaataatattacatGCTTATCTTTGTATGTAATCTCCCCACCCCCGAAAAAACTGTAATATATGTGGAAGCGTGAATGGTTTGTCAGAGCTCagcacaaacaaacaaaacattgacAGACGACAGATGTGAAGGTTTGGAGCATTCTTCTCTCTCAATTGTTATAACCCAACAATGATCGAAGTGTTCttggaggaggatgaggagggggaggagggggaggagggggaggagggggaggagggggaggagggggaggagggggaggagggggaggagggggaggagggggaagagggggaggagggggggttgcTAAAACATCAGGCAATCTTCTTCTATTAGGAGGATACTGAACTGTTCGGTAGTCGAAGTAAGGCAACAACTCTCGTGCGAATTAAGTTACTTTTGCATGCCTACAAAAATCACTTTGAAGCACGCTAACTTttggatataatatatatgtagaatATGTAACTATTTCCAATTGCGTCTGAAAGTATACATTTTTTCCAAGTATTTGAATGTTACGAATGAGGgcatgggagggggagggagaggggaggggagggggaggggaggggagggggaggcggtTGATGTTATCCTCATCtcttatgtatgtatttaaaacaaaaggtgTAAGACAAATCAAGGGAAGTAAGAAATATTTCACCTTGAAAATTATATCGTGATCTTTATCAACctgatggtaaaaaaaaattaattgtaattaatgataattgtaattaatgatttttttctattGTCTTTGCCATGCCAGTCGTGTGTGAAGAGTATTCAcagcaaaaacaacaactaatgAGCATATTAATTTATGCAATTGTTCATTTATTCATGCAtatgttcattcattcatttattcattttattcatcaTTCTTTCAACAATATTAAAATGGCATTTGATACATATGGAATTAATACTTTGAATGATTTCATTCCGAATCGTTGGTTTTCAAagatctcttttcatttttctttactaTTCTGAGAGAGGTATATGTATTCGGCAACATTGCGCgctttgtatatttatatagtctATTCTGAATTTGTTGTTATCGAATCTTGACGTAACGCGTACGCACAAAATGCACATTTTGCGTTCTGTTTGTTTCAGAGAAACCAATGAGCAAACGAATAATGACTGCATGAA
Above is a genomic segment from Apostichopus japonicus isolate 1M-3 chromosome 5, ASM3797524v1, whole genome shotgun sequence containing:
- the LOC139967913 gene encoding homeobox protein Nkx-6.2-like, whose amino-acid sequence is MAEPSLPLPRLMETAARLAPFVLGTPPLAALHTMTEKAPSSLSYPTPTAAFHPITSSMKSLGFTSSGAATPFSINDILNRPDAVAQHHLLTNVSRFAAYNAGLYLHRLGKPLTDVAGILGTAAPFYWPAGLLPAPMWRDSSVHTTLSSTSPTQSSSDSSGSSSTDKDGKKKHTRPTFSGQQIFALEKTFEQTKYLAGPERARLAYALGMTESQVKVWFQNRRTKWRKKHAAEMVAAKRRQENHVDQHFSPSHHHILHAPNHVTIPKETEHAHKRPLVDVEDSVESSVKRRKSDDESSNLSTD